A single window of Cataglyphis hispanica isolate Lineage 1 chromosome 2, ULB_Chis1_1.0, whole genome shotgun sequence DNA harbors:
- the LOC126857633 gene encoding AP-1 complex subunit sigma-2 isoform X1, whose product MMQFMLLFSRQGKLRLQKWYVAHPDKLKKKITRELITTILARKPKMSSFLEWKDVKVVYKRYASLYFCCAIEQNDNELLTLEIIHRYVELLDKYFGSVCELDIIFNFEKAYFILDELLVGGEIQETSKKNVLKAIAAQDLLQEDEAVEGALREIGLL is encoded by the exons ATG ATGCAATTTATGTTACTGTTCAGCCGTCAAGGAAAGCTCCGCTTACAAAAGTGGTATGTCGCTCATCCAGATAAACTGAAAAAGAAGATCACACGCGAACTAATAACCACGATACTCGCACGAAAGCCAAAAATGTCAAGTTTCTTAGAATGGAAGGACGTTAAAGTCGTCTATAAGAG ATATGCAAGCTTGTACTTTTGTTGCGCAATTGAGCAAAATGATAATGAATTACTAACTTTGGAAATTATACATCGATATGTTGAATTATTGGATAAGTATTTTGGCAGT gTATGCGAGTTGgacataattttcaattttgaaaaggCATACTTTATCTTAGACGAATTACTTGTCGGTGGAGAAATTCAAGAAACTAGCAAAAAGAATGTATTGAAAGCTATTGCTGCCCAGGATCTGCTACAGGAG GACGAAGCTGTGGAAGGTGCTCTGCGGGAGATAGGGCTTTTATAG
- the LOC126857601 gene encoding TATA box-binding protein-like 1, with translation MATAIQENGMKPLTNKSLNHVEDVNNLDNAEEKDNRLFDGQLQPYMDHAEAHEEPPELDIVINNVVCSFSVRCHLNLREIALNGSNVEYRRENGMITMKLRRPYTTASIWSSGKVTCTGATSEVQAKIAARRFARSLQKLGFKVRFNNYRVVNVLGTCCMPFAIKITSFSVYHKENADYEPELHPGVTYKLKEPKATLKIFSTGSVTVTAPNVAAVQAAIEHIYPLVYEFRKERSPEDELALTTKKRKLNSNKKKLDEFLEDEPEFSYESMVSDAEDALDEDSDGSWD, from the exons ATGGCAACTGCTATTCAAGAGAATGGCATGAAACCATTAACTAATAAATCGTTAAATCATGTAGAGGATGTTAATAACTTGGACAATGCAGAGGAAAAGGACAATAGATTGTTTGACGGACAACTTCAACCATACATGGATCATGCTGAAGCTCATGAAGAACCTCCTGAGCtcgatattgttattaataatgtagttTGTAGTTTTAGTGTAAGATGTCATCTAAACTTGCGAGAAATAGCATTAAATGGATCCAATGTTGAATACAGAAGAGAAAATGGG ATGATAACAATGAAATTAAGGAGACCATACACTACAGCATCCATCTGGTCATCCGGCAAGGTAACTTGCACTGGTGCAACCAGTGAAGTTCAAGCGAAAATTGCTGCACGTAGATTTGCTCGTTCCCTTCAAAAACTTGGATTCAAAGTAAGATTTAATAACTATAGAGTGGTGAACGTATTAGGTACTTGTTGTATGCCATTTGCAATCAAGATAACATCATTTTCGGTGTATCACAAAGAGAATGCAGA TTACGAGCCAGAATTACATCCTGGTGTTACATATAAGTTAAAGGAACCAAAAGCTACTTTGAAGATATTTTCTACAGGAAGTGTCACTGTAACAG CACCCAATGTTGCTGCAGTTCAAGCGGCAATTGAACATATTTATCCACTAGTCTATGAGTTTCGAAAGGAGCGATCACCAGAGGATGAACTTGCGTTAACAACGAAAAAGCGCAAGTTAaactcgaataaaaaaaaattggacgaGTTCCTAGAAGACGAACCGGAATTTTCATACGAAAGTATGGTCTCCGATGCGGAAGATGCGCTCGACGAAGATAGTGATGGAAGTTGGGACtga
- the LOC126857551 gene encoding centromere protein I-like yields MEESETRQTCLKFIRILKSKSVHLPEFNSFLNILQEEATTKGLDDDVLSKLANVIIHTDLHAVKWVSLIRCLIPRYKLPEEIAKSIITWCLSSLDKLPLTVCTIVIQWVLGLWEYELVDRKVINIYYDVFFYTMFKKEKLERHIARLIYVLTRPEDVSRRDVLRLLVLKKKYSKPPKHIIALLSLFKSYKPELVPEKIQSVNIESVWKPIPEFIRLALEDARDRVEIQQSRRSTQTHFNWNVIQNVKVQKRQKPLLPSVGYFHIGSSIFKDKDAKSIFDISSIDELGKYHQNVELPCNAVSLLANMAGYHLLTYADFQYQSRFSCNLYNTLTRAFILENGKFSKEEMDKFLSMTIEFSRYMQEEILVVKLFFDEYLYYNTGEHLPQLLNLLQWMTSISVADLRENILIHVQNIFYASNLSMKCEIIKCLQKLITNLFVKQGLEEHYRNASYFLRQGPLEDLAEIISILTTVSENLIVYGLNVHNFNVIFLSEALAFYEEICTLESHSHVLTWTLPPPAVIYGAFITKSCALLSRVCRLLLRYRQMRTRLYQIMPSDIYQERIRLISTYANDIHKALWYDEPFSDRKNGILLKNLSNKVIKDLGDCDLDILLNIVNHYAVLSYRYTISKTGLNISTKEDAVIMALYYYPAVNDFLAAFHE; encoded by the exons ATGGAGGAAAGTGAGACGAGACAgacatgtttaaaatttatacgaatCCTCAAAT CAAAAAGTGTACATTTACCAGAATTTAATTCGTTTCTTAACATTTTACAAGAAGAAGCTACCACAAAAGGATTGGATGATGATGTTCTGAGTAAACTGGCaaatgttattatacatacagatTTAc ATGCAGTTAAATGGGTATCATTAATAAGATGTTTAATTCCAAGATATAAATTGCCTGAGGAAATAGCAAAGTCTATAATCACTTGGTGCTTATCATCATTGGACAAGCTACCGCTCACTGTCTGTACCATTGTTATACAATGGGTCTTAG GTTTATGGGAATATGAATTAGTAGAtagaaaagtaattaatatatattacgatgtcttcttttatacaatgttcaagaaagaaaaactg gAACGTCATATAGCACGTCTCATTTATGTATTAACAAGACCAGAGGATGTTTCTCGCAGAGATGTCTTAAGATTATtagttcttaaaaaaaaatactctaaGCCTCCAAAacatattattgcattacTTTC CTTATTTAAGTCGTATAAGCCAGAATTAGTTCCTGAAAAGATACAATCAGTAAACATAGAAAGTGTATGGAAACCAATACCTGAATTTATACGATTAGCATTGGAAGATGCTAGAGATCGAGTAGAGATCCAACAATCTCGCCGAAGCACTCAAACTCATTTTAATTGGAATGTGATACAG aaTGTGAAAGTTCAAAAAAGACAAAAGCCACTGTTGCCTTCTGTTGGTTATTTTCACATTggttcaagtatttttaaagataaggATGCAAAATCGATTTTTGATATAAGCAG CATAGATGAATTAGgaaaatatcatcaaaatgTTGAATTGCCATGTAATGCTGTCTCACTTTTGGCAAATATGGCTGGTTACCATCTTCTTACATATGCAGACTTTCAATATCAAAGTAGATTTTCATGCAATCTGTATAATACACTGACAAGAG CATTTATAttggaaaatggaaaattttccAAGGAAGAAAtggataaatttctttcaatgacaattgaattttctcgatatatgcAGGAAGAAATACTTGTAGTTAAACTGTTTTTTGAtgagtatttatattataatacaggaGAGCATCTGCCACAGttacttaatttattgcaatggATGACTTCTATATCAGTGGCTG atttacgAGAGAACATTCTAATACAtgtacagaatatattttatgcatcaaatttatctatgaaatgtgaaataattaaatgcctgcaaaaattaattacaaacttG TTTGTTAAACAAGGACTTGAAGAACATTATCGGAatgcatcatattttttacgacAAGGTCCATTGGAAGATTTAGCAGAAATTATATCCATACTTACAACAGTATCGGAAAATCTTATTGTTTATGGATTAAATGTacacaattttaatgttatctttttatcagAAGCTTTGGCATTTTATGAAGAG ATCTGTACATTGGAAAGCCATAGTCATGTATTAACATGGACATTGCCACCACCAGCAGTTATCTATGGagcatttattacaaaaagttGTGCTCTCTTATCAAGAGTttgtagattattattaag atatcgcCAAATGAGAACGCGCTTGTATCAAATCATGCCATCAGACATATATCAGGAAAGAATTCGTCTTATATCTACTTATGCAAATGATATTCATAAAGCATTGTGGTATGATGAg ccATTTAGCGACCGAAAAAATGGTATTCTTCTGAAGAATCTCTCAAACAAAGTGATTAAGGATTTGGGAGATTgtgatttagatattttactgAATATTGTTAACCATTATGCTGTGTTATCCTACAGATATACAATAAGTAAAACAGGCCTAAATATAAGTACAAAAGAg gaTGCTGTAATTATggctttatattattatcctgCAGTAAATGACTTTCTTGCTGCATTTCACgagtga
- the LOC126857633 gene encoding AP-1 complex subunit sigma-2 isoform X2 has product MMQFMLLFSRQGKLRLQKWYVAHPDKLKKKITRELITTILARKPKMSSFLEWKDVKVVYKRYASLYFCCAIEQNDNELLTLEIIHRYVELLDKYFGSVCELDIIFNFEKAYFILDELLVGGEIQETSKKNVLKAIAAQDLLQEEETPQGFFEDHGLG; this is encoded by the exons ATG ATGCAATTTATGTTACTGTTCAGCCGTCAAGGAAAGCTCCGCTTACAAAAGTGGTATGTCGCTCATCCAGATAAACTGAAAAAGAAGATCACACGCGAACTAATAACCACGATACTCGCACGAAAGCCAAAAATGTCAAGTTTCTTAGAATGGAAGGACGTTAAAGTCGTCTATAAGAG ATATGCAAGCTTGTACTTTTGTTGCGCAATTGAGCAAAATGATAATGAATTACTAACTTTGGAAATTATACATCGATATGTTGAATTATTGGATAAGTATTTTGGCAGT gTATGCGAGTTGgacataattttcaattttgaaaaggCATACTTTATCTTAGACGAATTACTTGTCGGTGGAGAAATTCAAGAAACTAGCAAAAAGAATGTATTGAAAGCTATTGCTGCCCAGGATCTGCTACAGGAG GAGGAGACTCCTCAGGGATTTTTCGAGGATCACGGATTGggataa